A single genomic interval of Streptomyces sp. BA2 harbors:
- a CDS encoding membrane dipeptidase has translation MTEDLHSRTVVADTHNDLLMSVVERPPHRWAEFFRERWLPQLRDGEVNIQVLPVFVDDQFRPEGALRRTLRMIKCAHAIAEGNPDQVRLCLDGEDIDAALAADRIALVLALESAPGVDADVELFRTLHRLGVRMVSIAHWGQSALGDGSGEDSTGSRLTRDGVEALRELERLGIVFDISHLGAAGVAHVFELSSRSLIASHSAVRALCDHHRNLTDEQIRGVAATGGVVCVNFVPDFLAAEGERQTIDRVVDHIEYVIELVGVEHVGIGPDFLREVAADITPPCCDGGDDTGVALDASLPGLDGPTELPALTEAMAERGLDETTIRAVLGGNVQRLFREQLGRTR, from the coding sequence GTGACCGAAGATCTGCACAGCCGAACGGTCGTCGCCGACACGCACAACGACCTGCTCATGTCGGTGGTCGAGCGCCCACCGCACCGATGGGCGGAGTTCTTCCGCGAGCGCTGGCTTCCGCAGCTGCGCGACGGCGAGGTGAACATACAGGTCCTGCCGGTGTTCGTGGACGACCAGTTCCGGCCCGAAGGCGCCCTGCGCCGCACCCTGCGGATGATCAAGTGCGCGCACGCCATCGCCGAGGGGAACCCCGATCAGGTACGCCTGTGTCTGGACGGCGAGGACATCGACGCCGCCCTGGCGGCTGACCGGATCGCCCTGGTGCTCGCCTTGGAGAGCGCGCCCGGTGTGGACGCGGATGTGGAGTTGTTCCGGACGCTGCACCGTCTCGGCGTACGAATGGTCTCCATCGCCCACTGGGGGCAGTCCGCGCTCGGGGACGGCAGCGGAGAGGACTCCACGGGGTCCAGACTCACCCGCGACGGTGTCGAGGCGCTGCGTGAGCTGGAGCGCCTGGGCATCGTGTTCGACATCTCCCATCTGGGGGCGGCAGGTGTGGCGCACGTGTTTGAGCTCTCCTCCCGGTCGCTGATCGCCTCGCACTCCGCGGTACGCGCGCTGTGCGATCACCACCGCAATCTGACCGACGAGCAGATCCGCGGCGTGGCGGCCACCGGCGGCGTCGTCTGCGTCAACTTCGTCCCCGACTTCCTGGCCGCGGAAGGTGAGCGGCAGACCATCGACCGGGTCGTCGACCACATCGAGTACGTCATCGAGCTGGTCGGCGTCGAGCATGTCGGCATCGGCCCGGACTTCCTGCGGGAGGTCGCCGCGGACATCACCCCGCCGTGCTGCGACGGCGGCGACGACACCGGCGTCGCCCTCGACGCCTCGCTCCCCGGCCTCGACGGGCCGACGGAGCTCCCCGCACTCACCGAGGCCATGGCCGAGCGGGGCCTTGACGAGACGACCATCCGCGCGGTCCTGGGCGGCAACGTGCAGCGCCTCTTCCGCGAGCAGTTGGGGAGGACCCGATGA
- a CDS encoding poly(ethylene terephthalate) hydrolase family protein, whose amino-acid sequence MPRKQRVRRSAAVLATSLALSASVLTGQGLAQPHDSGGQGTAARTADRCPSVGGRWADDGPFAVTKERAGLSHTILRPTELGSKGCSEHPVIIWGNGSFVTPVIYDGLLKHLASHGFIVVAANTTQSGSGTAMLNGLDVVKKADADPQSPYYGKVDLEEVGASGHSQGGGGAINAGADPRVDVTVPVEPGPQGRIGDLKGPMFILGGEHDLVVIPELLVIPRYENADHVPAVYGELAGASHVTPAGDGGGFRGPITAWFRYFLMSDQEARGEFFGADCGACSAPVWSGFRRNSKAIGYEG is encoded by the coding sequence ATGCCGAGGAAGCAGAGGGTGCGGCGGTCCGCCGCCGTACTGGCCACATCGCTCGCGCTGTCGGCGTCCGTGCTCACGGGCCAAGGACTCGCGCAGCCGCACGACAGCGGCGGCCAGGGAACGGCCGCCCGCACGGCCGACAGGTGCCCGTCGGTCGGCGGCCGCTGGGCCGACGACGGCCCCTTCGCCGTGACCAAGGAACGCGCCGGGCTGAGTCACACCATCCTGCGCCCCACCGAACTCGGCAGCAAGGGCTGCTCGGAACACCCGGTGATCATCTGGGGCAACGGCTCGTTCGTGACCCCGGTCATCTACGACGGACTCCTGAAGCACCTCGCCTCCCACGGGTTCATCGTGGTCGCCGCGAACACCACGCAGTCGGGCTCCGGCACCGCGATGCTCAACGGTCTCGACGTGGTGAAGAAGGCCGACGCGGACCCCCAAAGCCCCTACTACGGCAAGGTCGACCTGGAAGAGGTCGGCGCGTCGGGGCACTCGCAGGGCGGCGGCGGAGCGATCAACGCCGGTGCCGACCCGCGCGTCGACGTGACCGTCCCCGTCGAGCCGGGCCCCCAGGGCAGAATCGGCGACCTCAAGGGCCCCATGTTCATCCTCGGCGGCGAGCACGATCTCGTGGTGATCCCCGAGCTCCTGGTGATTCCCCGCTACGAGAACGCCGACCATGTCCCCGCCGTCTACGGTGAGTTGGCGGGGGCATCACACGTGACCCCCGCAGGGGACGGAGGCGGGTTCCGGGGCCCGATCACGGCGTGGTTCCGCTACTTCCTGATGAGCGATCAAGAGGCGCGCGGCGAGTTCTTCGGCGCCGACTGCGGCGCGTGTTCGGCACCTGTCTGGTCGGGCTTCCGGCGCAACAGCAAGGCAATCGGTTACGAGGGCTGA
- a CDS encoding SGNH/GDSL hydrolase family protein, with translation MRPTRARTTAVMAAALSACVLGVSPAGAASAPAEEELEYVAIGDSFAAGPLIPDQSQWSCLRSGRNYPAVVAEALGARLTDVSCSGATVSDFSGRQFGLLPPQYEALKPSTDLVTVTIGGNDVSLVSKALGCVNLLPKPAGISCADTAAANGDPTAKAIDAWSATFGKALDEVQRRAPNARIVVAGYATYIRKDGCWPTQPLWDKDANYLQARVNQLNGVLAEQSRAHDATYVDTAAVSAGHDTCAAPSERYIEGLVPTSVAAPLHPNARGMAAFGTAVAQAATRP, from the coding sequence GTGCGCCCCACACGTGCCCGCACCACCGCGGTCATGGCCGCCGCCCTGTCCGCCTGCGTCCTCGGAGTGTCTCCGGCCGGAGCGGCGTCCGCGCCGGCCGAGGAGGAGCTGGAGTACGTCGCCATCGGCGATTCGTTCGCGGCAGGTCCCCTCATCCCCGACCAGAGCCAGTGGTCCTGCTTGCGCTCCGGACGGAACTATCCGGCCGTCGTCGCCGAGGCGTTGGGCGCGCGGCTCACCGACGTCAGTTGCTCGGGCGCGACGGTGAGCGACTTCTCCGGCCGCCAGTTCGGCCTGCTGCCGCCCCAATACGAGGCCCTGAAGCCGAGCACCGACCTGGTGACCGTGACCATCGGCGGCAACGACGTCAGTCTCGTCAGCAAGGCGCTCGGCTGCGTCAACCTCCTGCCGAAGCCGGCGGGCATCTCCTGCGCCGACACCGCGGCGGCCAACGGCGACCCCACCGCGAAGGCCATCGACGCCTGGAGCGCCACCTTCGGCAAGGCCCTCGACGAGGTGCAGCGGCGCGCCCCGAACGCCCGGATCGTCGTCGCCGGGTACGCCACCTACATCCGCAAGGACGGCTGCTGGCCCACCCAGCCCCTCTGGGACAAGGACGCCAACTACCTCCAGGCACGCGTGAACCAGCTCAACGGCGTCCTCGCGGAGCAGAGCCGGGCCCACGACGCCACGTACGTCGACACCGCTGCCGTCAGCGCCGGGCACGACACCTGCGCGGCGCCGTCCGAGCGCTACATCGAGGGTCTGGTGCCCACCAGCGTCGCGGCGCCGCTGCACCCCAACGCCCGGGGCATGGCGGCCTTCGGGACGGCCGTCGCCCAGGCCGCGACGCGTCCGTGA
- a CDS encoding helix-turn-helix domain-containing protein, which translates to MTGDKSVSRFLIADVPRLAATVTRRIADDLPVYGRLPAEELHGDVRAIVDMTIRAFAEVLRTERMPPPEFLETVRRSAAKRAEERLPVEAVVSAYYYGARICVDEMTATAEPHDLIEAHRLLLDCLREITAAVTSGYVEESQSLIGERDAARHTVLSALLDGRGPQLDSAHLGIRLPPCYLVLAFTIGRHPDEDREDVDATVASRRKIRRLRTELDRALGHPVLSRLSADEGLALIPSDAVPDRAADTDRPRLERLTASLITVSGVPLVAGVAASTPADVPHAVRLATELRDTATGTGRPPGVYPLTALLLDYQLTRASPARAHLAALLAPLTDGPDLPATLRTYFASNLDRRETAARLHVHPNTVDYRLRRIAALTGLDLAAHTDLLTLRAALSAYDAAGSV; encoded by the coding sequence GTGACCGGTGACAAAAGCGTCAGCCGCTTCCTGATCGCCGACGTACCGAGGCTGGCCGCGACCGTCACCCGGCGCATCGCGGACGACCTGCCGGTCTACGGGCGGCTGCCCGCCGAGGAACTCCACGGGGACGTCCGGGCCATCGTCGACATGACGATCCGCGCCTTCGCCGAGGTGCTGCGCACGGAACGCATGCCGCCCCCGGAGTTCCTCGAGACGGTGCGCCGCTCGGCGGCCAAGCGCGCGGAGGAACGACTCCCCGTGGAGGCGGTCGTCAGCGCCTACTACTACGGGGCCCGCATCTGCGTGGACGAGATGACGGCGACGGCCGAACCGCACGACCTGATCGAGGCCCACCGGCTCCTGCTCGACTGCCTGCGGGAGATCACGGCCGCCGTCACGTCGGGCTACGTGGAGGAGAGCCAGTCGCTGATAGGGGAGCGCGACGCGGCCCGCCACACCGTCCTGTCCGCCCTGCTCGACGGCAGAGGCCCCCAACTCGACTCCGCCCACCTGGGGATACGCCTCCCGCCGTGCTATCTGGTGCTCGCCTTCACCATCGGGCGCCACCCCGACGAGGACCGCGAGGACGTCGACGCCACCGTGGCGTCACGGCGCAAGATCAGACGCCTGCGTACGGAGCTGGACCGCGCCCTCGGCCACCCCGTCCTCTCCCGCCTGTCCGCCGACGAGGGCCTCGCGCTCATCCCGTCCGACGCGGTGCCGGACCGCGCGGCCGACACCGACCGGCCCCGGCTCGAGCGGCTGACGGCATCCCTCATCACCGTCAGCGGAGTGCCCCTGGTCGCGGGCGTCGCCGCGAGCACCCCGGCCGACGTCCCGCACGCCGTCCGCCTCGCCACCGAGCTGCGCGACACCGCGACGGGCACGGGACGACCGCCGGGCGTCTACCCCCTGACCGCGCTGCTCCTCGACTACCAGCTCACCCGCGCCAGCCCTGCCCGCGCCCACCTGGCCGCGCTCCTGGCACCCCTGACGGACGGCCCGGACCTGCCGGCGACCCTGCGGACGTACTTCGCGTCGAATTTGGACCGCCGCGAGACGGCGGCACGGCTGCATGTGCACCCCAACACCGTCGACTACCGCCTGCGCCGCATCGCCGCCCTGACGGGCCTCGACCTCGCCGCACACACCGATCTGCTGACGCTGCGGGCGGCACTGAGCGCGTACGACGCGGCGGGGTCCGTCTGA
- a CDS encoding DNA glycosylase AlkZ-like family protein produces MMISVRELNRATLSRQLLLEREPLTVQEGMRRVVALQAQQPVSPYLALWNRLTGFTAADLDAAFTERSLIKATLMRITLHVVHAEDYPAFRATMQPTLYASRLGFRFAASGLTPADADELVPELLDFADHPRTSAQMQAWVEERLGAEKKEGVWWGLKAYAPLHHAPTDAPWSFGLRPSFVAARSGPVPTGREADPQALRTLILRYLGGFGPASVADVAQFAMVQRAPVRAALLALGDTVEQLQGPDGEVLFDLPGASRPPAETPAPARLMAMWDSILLAYADRGRVIPPAYRPWVIRRNGDVLPTLLVDGQVAGVWRLLEDGIEATAFHPLSPAAWDELAKEAQSLTALIGDREAAVYSRYHHWWAKLPEAGAEVRML; encoded by the coding sequence GTGATGATCTCCGTGCGCGAACTGAACCGAGCCACCCTCAGCCGCCAACTGCTGCTGGAGCGTGAGCCGCTGACCGTCCAGGAAGGCATGCGGCGCGTGGTCGCGCTCCAGGCGCAGCAGCCGGTCTCGCCGTACCTCGCCCTGTGGAACCGGCTCACCGGTTTCACCGCTGCCGACCTCGACGCCGCGTTCACCGAGCGTTCGCTGATCAAAGCGACCCTGATGCGGATCACGCTGCACGTCGTGCACGCCGAGGACTACCCCGCCTTCCGTGCGACGATGCAGCCCACGCTGTACGCCTCCCGGCTCGGCTTCCGCTTCGCCGCCTCGGGGCTGACTCCGGCGGACGCCGACGAACTGGTGCCGGAGCTCCTGGACTTCGCCGACCATCCGCGTACCTCGGCACAGATGCAGGCGTGGGTCGAGGAGCGGCTCGGCGCGGAGAAGAAGGAGGGGGTGTGGTGGGGGCTGAAGGCGTACGCGCCGTTGCACCATGCCCCGACGGACGCGCCCTGGTCCTTCGGCCTCCGGCCGTCCTTCGTCGCAGCCCGAAGCGGACCCGTGCCGACGGGCCGGGAGGCGGACCCGCAGGCGCTACGGACCTTGATCCTGCGCTATCTGGGAGGGTTCGGGCCCGCGTCGGTCGCGGACGTGGCGCAGTTCGCCATGGTGCAGAGGGCACCCGTGCGCGCGGCGCTCCTTGCCCTGGGAGACACTGTCGAGCAGCTCCAGGGTCCGGACGGGGAGGTGCTGTTCGACCTCCCGGGCGCTTCTCGGCCACCTGCGGAAACCCCCGCTCCTGCCCGGCTCATGGCCATGTGGGACAGCATTCTGCTGGCGTACGCCGACCGCGGCCGGGTGATACCCCCGGCCTACCGGCCATGGGTGATCCGGCGCAATGGTGACGTACTGCCCACCTTGCTGGTGGACGGTCAGGTCGCAGGTGTGTGGCGTCTGCTGGAGGACGGCATCGAGGCAACGGCCTTTCACCCCCTGTCACCCGCGGCTTGGGACGAACTCGCCAAGGAGGCCCAGTCCCTGACGGCCCTCATCGGCGACCGCGAGGCCGCGGTCTACAGCCGATATCACCACTGGTGGGCGAAGCTTCCCGAGGCTGGGGCCGAGGTGCGGATGCTGTAG
- a CDS encoding polyprenyl synthetase family protein: MNSHAVSALERAAGHQQRFEASFEKYFAELATDLNGVQLGRFPRRCLELLAQLSLRGGKRIRVTLLYEAAGLVTREEVPGLAEAALSLELLHSHALVLDDIMDDSAMRRGGLSTYYACREDLPDHPQAALGLAMMVGDLAGFLALRVLFEADMPADRRQAMLDVQFGVTTDTVIGQVLDLERDVNSSADEGLLETVCEYKTSRYSILGPLRLGLLAAGQDLTEHEESLRRYAQLAGLSGQMRDDYLDLFGDPDVTGKPRGADLRAGRHTYLTRELLALTGDDHDAVKAALGNPEATPRTIDHIRDIAHRHDVHTRLQKTIDHYAHAATTEAGSWHRHWNSEAVALFEQLPQWNTRRTR; encoded by the coding sequence ATGAACAGCCATGCCGTCAGCGCCTTGGAGCGTGCCGCCGGTCACCAGCAGCGGTTCGAAGCGTCCTTCGAGAAATACTTCGCCGAGCTCGCGACCGACCTCAACGGCGTGCAGCTCGGCCGCTTCCCGCGGCGATGTCTGGAACTGCTTGCGCAGTTGTCGCTGCGCGGCGGGAAGCGGATCCGGGTCACGCTGCTCTACGAGGCGGCCGGCCTCGTCACGCGGGAAGAGGTACCGGGACTCGCGGAAGCCGCGCTGAGTCTCGAACTGCTCCACAGCCACGCGCTCGTCCTCGACGACATCATGGACGACTCAGCGATGCGACGCGGTGGCCTCTCGACGTACTACGCATGCCGCGAAGACCTCCCGGACCACCCTCAGGCCGCGCTGGGTCTGGCCATGATGGTGGGTGATCTCGCCGGTTTTCTGGCCCTGCGCGTCCTGTTCGAGGCCGACATGCCCGCCGACCGCAGGCAGGCCATGCTCGACGTCCAGTTCGGGGTGACGACCGACACCGTCATCGGCCAGGTTCTCGACCTCGAACGTGATGTGAACTCCTCTGCCGACGAGGGGTTGCTGGAGACGGTGTGCGAGTACAAGACCTCTCGCTACTCCATCCTCGGCCCCTTGCGCCTCGGCCTGCTGGCCGCGGGCCAGGACCTGACCGAACATGAGGAAAGCCTGCGTCGCTATGCCCAACTGGCCGGCCTCAGCGGCCAGATGCGTGATGACTACCTGGACCTCTTCGGCGACCCCGACGTCACCGGCAAACCCAGGGGCGCCGACCTGCGGGCCGGCCGCCACACCTACCTGACCCGCGAGCTCCTTGCCCTCACGGGCGACGATCACGACGCCGTCAAAGCGGCTCTCGGCAACCCCGAGGCCACGCCCCGGACCATCGACCATATCCGCGACATCGCCCACCGCCACGACGTCCACACCCGCCTGCAGAAGACCATCGACCACTACGCCCACGCCGCAACAACCGAAGCCGGCTCCTGGCACCGGCACTGGAACAGCGAGGCCGTCGCCCTCTTCGAGCAACTACCGCAGTGGAACACCCGCAGAACCCGATGA
- a CDS encoding MFS transporter translates to MIKGSSPGRIAHMAGTGRSERVLILASFVNRVGNGLFNAASALYFTLVVDLPAAQVGAALTVAGLIGLLAGIPGGHLADRRGPRTVMMLALAVQAVAMSALVLVESWGALTLIATVDQLAAAVGGAAWGALVVRVGTDRPALFRAKLRTYVNLGVVLGTVGAGFAVAAHTRTAYTVLILGNAASFALCALLLILLPNYRALPPPSQQRRWIALTDRPFVAFTALYGAMGLQYSAVSLLLPIWISEHTDAPRWTVAAVFAVNAGVCVLLQTRIGSRIETPREGGRAFRTAGLLFLVSCPMMALTAHTPVWAAAGLVVAAIFVHSLGEIWESSAGFALGFGLAPDHAQGQYQGLLGLGFSAGQALAPAILTTVVLGLGTAGWLLLGAFFAAVGAVGPSLERWGTRTRPRQEAAAAGPSKEPDEARA, encoded by the coding sequence ATGATCAAGGGGAGCTCGCCCGGCCGAATAGCTCACATGGCGGGGACCGGCAGGTCGGAGCGTGTCCTGATCCTGGCCAGTTTCGTGAACCGAGTCGGCAACGGACTCTTCAACGCGGCGTCGGCGCTCTACTTCACGTTGGTCGTGGATCTGCCGGCGGCGCAGGTGGGTGCCGCCCTCACTGTCGCCGGGTTGATCGGCCTCCTCGCGGGGATCCCGGGAGGTCACCTCGCCGATCGGCGTGGGCCTCGTACGGTCATGATGCTCGCTCTGGCGGTTCAAGCGGTGGCGATGTCCGCTCTCGTGCTTGTCGAGAGCTGGGGTGCCCTCACCCTCATCGCCACCGTCGACCAACTTGCCGCAGCCGTCGGCGGCGCGGCCTGGGGAGCCCTCGTGGTCCGGGTCGGCACTGACCGCCCGGCGCTGTTCAGGGCGAAGCTCCGTACCTACGTCAATTTGGGCGTCGTCCTGGGCACCGTGGGCGCCGGATTCGCGGTCGCCGCGCATACTCGTACCGCCTACACCGTGCTGATTCTCGGCAACGCGGCCAGCTTCGCGCTGTGCGCCCTCCTCCTGATCTTGCTCCCCAACTACAGAGCATTGCCGCCACCGTCGCAGCAGCGGCGCTGGATCGCTCTCACCGACCGCCCGTTCGTGGCCTTCACGGCGCTCTACGGTGCGATGGGGCTTCAATACTCGGCGGTGTCCCTGCTTCTGCCGATCTGGATCTCGGAGCACACGGACGCACCACGCTGGACCGTGGCCGCGGTGTTCGCGGTCAACGCCGGAGTCTGCGTCCTGTTGCAGACCAGAATCGGGTCCCGCATCGAAACCCCTCGCGAAGGCGGCAGAGCGTTCCGCACGGCAGGGCTGCTCTTCCTCGTCAGCTGTCCGATGATGGCCCTGACCGCGCACACTCCCGTGTGGGCGGCCGCAGGCCTCGTGGTCGCAGCGATCTTCGTCCACAGCCTCGGGGAGATATGGGAGTCCTCGGCCGGCTTCGCCCTCGGCTTCGGCCTGGCACCGGACCACGCCCAAGGCCAGTACCAAGGGCTTCTCGGGCTCGGCTTCAGCGCGGGCCAGGCGCTCGCACCCGCCATCCTCACCACCGTCGTGCTCGGCCTCGGCACGGCCGGCTGGCTGCTCCTCGGCGCGTTCTTCGCCGCTGTCGGCGCCGTCGGCCCCTCGCTCGAACGCTGGGGGACGCGAACCCGGCCTCGACAGGAAGCCGCGGCTGCGGGACCCAGCAAAGAACCGGACGAGGCGCGCGCATAG
- a CDS encoding alpha/beta hydrolase, with protein sequence MTLLHAHDYGGDGPQLVLLHGFSRSLTDWDAAAALLTAGHRVLGVDLPGHGRSPRISPWTVPTVVRDLAETLDARGVPEAVVVGHSLGGLVAVEYARANPDRARARGAVNLDGFWWAREYPGAERVNEGLLASAGAVAPPEYVEQKVTAATRFGIPADHAEAAARAAARPLPDGTWQTLPEPAAAKEIVDELHRLFALGVTAWLEEVDRPLLVVQAGRQLPPAPGMEWFAEFSARFAQGVTDELAVISRTRPTVSVHRIDATHLMNMEAPETVAKLVAGFVQGLPAQPERHGSRTRR encoded by the coding sequence ATGACACTCCTACATGCCCATGACTACGGGGGCGATGGCCCTCAACTGGTTCTCCTGCACGGTTTCTCACGGTCGCTCACAGACTGGGACGCCGCTGCCGCACTTCTCACCGCCGGACACCGCGTTCTCGGCGTCGACCTCCCCGGCCACGGCCGCTCTCCTCGTATCTCCCCCTGGACCGTCCCCACAGTGGTACGGGACCTCGCGGAAACACTCGACGCGCGGGGCGTGCCGGAGGCCGTGGTGGTGGGTCATTCCCTCGGCGGCCTGGTCGCGGTCGAGTACGCACGGGCGAACCCGGACCGTGCCCGCGCCCGCGGCGCCGTGAACCTCGACGGTTTCTGGTGGGCACGCGAATACCCCGGCGCTGAACGGGTGAACGAGGGGCTCCTGGCATCGGCCGGGGCCGTGGCGCCACCCGAGTACGTCGAACAGAAGGTCACCGCCGCAACCCGGTTCGGGATCCCCGCCGACCATGCGGAGGCCGCCGCCCGCGCGGCCGCACGCCCATTGCCCGACGGCACGTGGCAGACGCTGCCGGAACCGGCGGCGGCGAAGGAGATCGTGGACGAACTCCACAGGCTCTTCGCGCTCGGTGTCACGGCATGGCTGGAAGAGGTCGACCGCCCGCTTCTGGTGGTACAGGCCGGCCGACAACTGCCGCCGGCGCCCGGCATGGAGTGGTTCGCCGAATTCAGCGCGCGGTTCGCCCAAGGGGTCACGGACGAGCTGGCCGTGATCTCCCGTACCCGGCCGACGGTCAGCGTCCACCGGATCGACGCCACCCACCTGATGAACATGGAGGCACCGGAGACGGTGGCGAAGCTGGTCGCCGGGTTCGTGCAGGGACTGCCCGCCCAGCCGGAGCGGCACGGCTCACGTACGCGGAGGTGA